The Methanococcus voltae PS genomic interval TTCATATGACCATCTAAATCGGTAATGATTATATCGGGGCGTATATTATCCTCTAAAAGTGCTTTTGTTGCACCATCTGCAGATATTACGATATATCCTTTATTTATCTTATCTTTATTATTTATCTTATCTTTATTATTTATCTTATCTTTATTATCATTTTCTAAGTTTTTTAAATCATTAAATTTTGTAGTATGTTTATTTATAGAAGGCCCTGCTCCAAAAACGTAAATTTCCCTATTATGGATTATATCTTCTAAATTATTTATATCATATTTATTATCGTGTTTCTCCAATAAATTATTTAAAACTTGGGTTGATTCCAAATCTTTTTGTTTATCAAAACCTAAATCGTCCATAATTCTATGATACCAAGAATTCCAAGTAATTTCATCCAAATTATCCCTTTTTACGATTAATTAATAAATTATACGTCATTATAATGAATTAAAATAAATAATTTAATTAAAATATAATTATAGGATATATAAGTTATCATACATAAAAATATCCTCAATTGTCTCTATATATTATTACAGTTATATTGCTATTAGTATTATTCTAAATCTACTATTTCGCCGGCTAATCCCCGTATTACAACATTTTTATGATATTTTTTTGCCATATTTCCTATTTTTAAAAGCTCGTCGTCGGTTGCAGGTTTCATTTTCTTGTATTCTTCCGAACAAGCGTGTTCATTATCATATTGTTGTATTGCGTACAAATCTGCATCTTTTACGGTTTTTGCTATGTCTTTAATATCATCTTCAGATATCTCCTGTGGTATATACGTTGTCCTACACTCAATATATATGCCTGCGTCATTACAGTATTTTATTATTTTTAAAATATTTTCTTTTATTTGTTCCTTAAATTTATCATTAGCTTTTTTAAATTCTTCTTCTGATTTATTAGTTAATAATTCATTTTCGTAATTTGTAAATTTTAGATATTTACCAAATCCACATTTTACATCAACTGCTACGTAATCCAATAAATTTTCGTCTAGTAACTCTTTTACGGCGTTAGGATTTGTACCATTTGTATCCAACTTTGTTTTTAAGTTATTTTCCCTTGCAATATTTAAAAGCTCCTTTACACCATCTAATTGTAAGGTAGGCTCTCCACCACTTATTACAACGGCCTCCGAAAATAATCTATCCATTCCATTGAAAATTTGCTCTGCAGTCATTTCCTGCATTCGCTCTTGCATAGTATCATAATTTTGGCAGTAACCACA includes:
- a CDS encoding anaerobic ribonucleoside-triphosphate reductase activating protein, whose amino-acid sequence is MRISAIVDLSSLDYPKVPSSVVFFSDCNMKCGYCQNYDTMQERMQEMTAEQIFNGMDRLFSEAVVISGGEPTLQLDGVKELLNIARENNLKTKLDTNGTNPNAVKELLDENLLDYVAVDVKCGFGKYLKFTNYENELLTNKSEEEFKKANDKFKEQIKENILKIIKYCNDAGIYIECRTTYIPQEISEDDIKDIAKTVKDADLYAIQQYDNEHACSEEYKKMKPATDDELLKIGNMAKKYHKNVVIRGLAGEIVDLE
- a CDS encoding 6-hydroxymethylpterin diphosphokinase MptE-like protein — protein: MDEITWNSWYHRIMDDLGFDKQKDLESTQVLNNLLEKHDNKYDINNLEDIIHNREIYVFGAGPSINKHTTKFNDLKNLENDNKDKINNKDKINNKDKINKGYIVISADGATKALLEDNIRPDIIITDLDGHMNEIIECSEKGTVIVVHAHGDNTENVKKYLSQLKNVIGSSQVPDVSKFENIINYGGFTDGDRCIFLANEFKPSKIILCGMDFGTKVTSYSRPNLKNKIENADEIKIKKLKYAEELTNWLIEHGNCNIEFMN